The genomic window caagtcctcaaaagcgattgcaacaaaagaaaaattaagtgggacctaattaaactaaagaacttctgcacagcataagaaactatcaacagagtaaacagacaacttacaaaatgggagaaaaggtttgcaaactatgcatttgacaaaggtctaatatctagaatctataaggaacttaattcaacaagcaaaaacgaAATAACCCCattaaggagtaaggaaaagacatgaaaagacacttctcaaaagaagacatacacgtggctaacaaagatatgaaaaaatactcaacatcactaatcacaaGAGAAgcgcaaatcaaaatcacaatgagatgccatcttgtaccagtcagaatggctgatATTAAAAAACCAAAGtacagcagatgctggcaaggctgcggAGAAATGGAAAGGCTCAGAAAGGGAATGCTTagacattgttggtgggaatgtaaattggttcacccattgtgaaaagcagttgggagatttcttaaagaacttagaactaccatttcactcaccaatcccattactgggtatataaccaaaagaaaataaatcattctgctaaAAAGATgtatgcactcatatgttcatcacaggactattcacaatagcaaagacatggaatcatccTAGGTGCCCATCCTAGGTTCCCAtggtggattagataaagaaaatgtggtacatatataccatggaatactaggcagtcataaaaagaataaaatcatgccttttgtagcaacatggatgcacctAGAGTCCACTATCCTAAGCCatttaatgcaggaacagaaaacatagtaccacatgttctcacttgtaagcgAGAGCTAAAAATTGGGTGCTTATGGCAACAATAGACATGGGGGATAACACAGGGGTAAGGTATGGGTGCAAGGgatgaaaaactaactgttgggtactatgctcattatctagatgacaggatcatttgtatcccaaacctcagcaccatGCAATATACCCGTGTAACCTGTATATGTACTACTTGAATCCAagataaaatttgaaacaaaaaaataaaaataataaatcatccCACTCTGTGTACAtagagaaaaatatcacattgtatcccataaatgtatacaattattatttatcaatcaatgataatatttttcaaatgttgtaGTGGTGGGGGCTGCTCATCATGGAATAACGAAGTTGCAATCAGGACACAGTTCAGGATTATGTGTATAGTTCCATCCTTGGGAGGAGAGCAACGAAAACATACTTGGTTTATGTAGAAGTTAACTCCATCTTGGCTTTGTTTGGACAAGATGACTCTTGCAGAAGTACCTGAAATCTGAGGACTTTTTCTAGTCTTGTGGGGGTCCAACCAGGTAGATAAGGTCATTTCGTTATTTTGCTTCTGGACAGCTTGTTGGCTTGTCCTACACTGCAATTGCTAATTTAGTTCATTGCATCCTTTAAAAACACTGATAAATAAAGACGTTGAAGAAGATATCATGTACCTAATACATGCCCACTGGAGCTGATGTAACATAAAACTTTAAATTCAATACAATTTTTATAGGTTTTCTTTCCACCCCTATAAACAAATAAGATGAATTATTGTGTGCTCAATGTTTGTGATTACAcggaattatttttttttctttttctaaaattggtATAGAAACTGAGTGGTTAACAGTTTTAacatcccttcctcctcttcagccATGTAACAGCATCATGCTGTAGTCACTACTGCCTGATCCTGAAATGTTTAaggatggaaataaaaataactgtatagctttgatttttaataaaaatttccagTACCTACCTTTGTAGAGATTCTGAATTACTAGAACTGGGAATCTGATACTTGAGTAAGAAAAGTATTCTGATGTGTGCTAGCAGCACTTGGATTAAGATCGCCAGCACAGTTCCTAGTCATTGAATTCTTTCCTTCTACATGGTTTCATTCCTAATCCATTCATCTACAACTGGGTAATTCCTTGCAAGCTctgtcttgctcaggctggaaccTCTTGTAATAACCATCTGTAATTGCATCATGTTCTCTAAACCTAAGGATTAGGAAGGTTATATGTATGCAGCCAGAGGTACCTTCTCCCTAGGATAAAGCCGTCACCCACATAAATTCAAGGAACCTTCTCTGATAAAGAACTAATGTGTGCACATTGGCCTCAATATTCTATAGCTCCAGAGAGGgtggaaaagacaagaaaaagtaCATCAATATGTAACATtggtaaaattataatttatgtaattttgctcacatatattagatatatttatGAATCTGTTTCTATAATATGTATGtgcattaatatattatttatcctGCAATGCAATTTCACTCCTCATCTTTAATTAATTGGTCAATTCAGCactctttaagaaaaatgataACATGATAGGTGTGTGTTGATGAATTCACTGAGACAATCAAAGTACAATATAAGTATATTCTAATCTTATATCCACAGATACTTCAGGATCAGCCAATTGGACTTCTATTCCACCTCATACATAGGACTACAATAGTGCAACCCTTGTTATGTATTTGCGCACACACAGATATTTAGTCATCCCCCACATATAcattccaaataaacaaaattactcagccggtgtggcggctcacgcctgtaatcccagcacttttgggaggccgaggtgagcggatcacgaggtcaggagatcgagaccatcctggctaacaaggtgaaaccctgtctgtactaaaaatgcaaaaattagccgggcatagtggtgggcacctgtagtcctagctactttggaggctgaggcaggagaatggcatcaacccaggaggtggagcttgcagtgagccaagatcgcgccactgcactccaatctgggcaacagagtgagactccgtctcaaaaaacaaaacgaaacaaaacaaaatcactcaTATTTCATTACATCTAAAGCCATGTTTTTTCCACTTTAACATGTTGGAAACTAGGGAGAGTTCCAAAATTGATGCTGTTTTGGTTTTACAAATTtattaggggtgtgtgtgtgcatgtgtgtatacttTGAGTTGTATCCatactaattaaaaaatatagatttctttttaaattgagggGAAATTGTGAATCATTTGAagtaaactatttcaaaatttactagGCTCACTATTGTATAGTTTTTGTGTATTGTTATGCTTATGTCACAGCTGGACACTGAGATGCTGCAGAAAGTAAATATGAAACAGTAGACAATTATCTAATTTTAGTGTTATactagtgttcaataaatgctaattGCTTTCCTGGAAACATAATTTATTCTTCATAAACGATCTGTTAATATGAAGTTTTACTTGTAAGACAAATCAGAATAGAGGACATAATAGTAAACTTCTATTGAAAGTAAGTATTTTCCAGGGTTGGTTTAAGTAAACTATTGTGCAGTTTTCTGGGTAATGTTGATTTTCTAGATGAATGTGATTGTTATTTGAGGATGGAAATGCAGGCGGTATTAAAAGGATTTCTAATCAGCAATTTTTTCAAGGCCACTTTCACCTCTTTGTTCCGTAGACTATAGATGATAGGATTCAACATGGGGATTAGTCCAGCATATACCAAAGCcataaatttatctatttcctgtGAATCTACGGCAGAGGGCTTCAGGTACATGGAGAGAGCTGTACCATAGAACAAAACTACCACCATCAGGTGGGCTGTGCACGTTGAAAAGGCTTTACTTCGGCCTTCCACTGAACTGATTCTCAGGATACTGGTGAGGATAAATGCATAAGAGATACAAATGAGTAGCATTGGCAGGGGGAGAAGAAGTACACTGATCACCAGCATGATTAACTGCACCAGGGAGGTGTCCACACAAACCAATTTCAATACAGCCAGAATTTCACAAGTGAAATGATTGATGATACTATTACCACAGAGAGACAGTGGCAGCACAGACATCGTTTCCACCAGGGCAGTGAGACAGCCTGTCATCCAGGAGCCAGCTGCAATCTGCACACAGGTTCTCCTATTCATGATGACAGGGTATCTCAGGGGGTTGCAGATGGCCACATACTGGTCATATGCCATCATGGACAGGAGTACACACTCAGTGGAGCCCATGGCAAGGGAGAGGTACATCTGAGTGGCACATCCTGAGAATGAAATAGTGTTTCTCCCTGAAACAAAGTTTGCCAGCATTGGAGTGAGCGCAGAAGAGGTGTACCAGATGTCCAGAAAGGAGAGATTGCTGAGGAAGAGGTACATAGGGGTGTGGAGGTGGGAATCTGGGATGGTGATGGAGATCAGAATAACATTGCCCAGTAAGGTGATGAGGTACATCAGCAAGCACACCACAAATATGATGACCTTAACTTTAGGGTACTGAGAAAATCCcaggaagaaaaatacttttacagATGTCCAGTTTGccagaaacatttttttatgtTATGTTCATCCTGCATAGAAGGATTAATGTCGCACATATATAAAACGTAACCCCCTCCTTCACATATCTGgcatgttttatttatatgaacTTGTGGTCGGTTCTTAAATGGTTCTCTAGGTTAGCGATAGTAATATTTGTTTGAAGAAATATGTCactaataagaaaaatttaagcaGGAAGTCAACAGATACAtccttaaaatattacttttgctGTAAGATTTTCTTTTGGCAATGTGAGGGTAGGAAGATGGTGTATTTAATCAGCAtcataaaagaatgagaaaagaaacaacattttgcattctttctttttccaaaaccACATTTTAACTGATCTGTTTACCTCTGTACCATTGGCATGATTTTCTTCCTCTGATTTGGTAATAATCTTCTTACTTAGGAACTGTTAGGATTTCCAGGTTCGCAGTTTCTTCTGCCATTCCTAGagatatatccaaaataatttgGAAGTCTCAGtgaataaaggcaaaaaaaaggTATAGGTTTCTGCAGCCATAAATTAACAGAGACTTTGAACACTTAGACACAAGCCccagaatttctttcttaaacCCAGGAAAATGGTGACATGTGTCTCATGCTGGGAGACACAtggcaaatatttctttcatcttGCTTTAGTTGTCCTGATGTTTGTGCTACAGTAACATCCTCCAAAGAACCAGCCATTGGCAGTGTAGGGCAATTTAAGCTATTTGTTGCTTTTGAAAAGTCTCCAATTCATGCAGCAAATTAAAGTTAAACATCTATTTGTACAGTATTACAAATTCTAAAACTCCAGGGACAGTGTCCCATAAATCCAATTATAGTCAGTAGCTTGTCTTGCCTAATTGTAGGGTTATTCAAACAATACGTAAACATGTTTCCTACCTACACTGTCTTTGGGAAGGGGAACTTTACTCTTCTCCCAATAGTGTTATGAAGTCAGACTCGTTAAtttaaatgaagttaaaaataatgcataagGTTGGTAGTTTCTCCTTCAGATTGTAGGAGAGTTTTATAATATGAATGAGATCAAGTTGTACTTGATATGGGACCTGTAACTTTTCTACTACTCAACATGGCTTAAAGAGAAGGCCATTGAGGGCAGATATTTCTCATGGCACATAAAGATCTATTTGCTTTCAGAAACACTTTTTCCTTTGGGAAATAAGCTTCACCCTATAAAGGCATCTTTACCCTTCAGAAATCCATTGAAGCTTCTATCTGAGTGATGCTTTATAATCCCTGTTCACAACTTGTTTGTTTTCCAAGTGAGAGACGAATGGTTAACAGTGTATGGTGGTGTGGGAAATGCATACTGTCAGTGTCATCATTGTACAATTGTGATTGTATAACTTGCTTCTTAGTAGCAGATTGTAATCATGGTCATTACTGAATTGTTTTACATCACATCAAATATTCTTCATTctcagagaaggtcataaatttGAATGATTGCCAAGATATTTCAAAGCACAGTAAAAAAAATCTCTTCGCTAGTTAGTATTTGCAATCAGAATGCATCTTTTAGGTCTTTCATGTACTCACTCCAACAGAGACATAACTTTCATCGCCTTGGAATCATGTGTATGGTTCCCTTCTTTACCTATAGGAAAGCTTGGTGCACAGGAAAGACTAGGGACTTTGCGCAGTAAACACTTTTCACTTTACCACTTCATTTTTGTCACGTAGAGCAAGTTGATGATCCTCATTGAGATTCAGATTATTTATAAAAGGGCAATGACAATATTTCTTTATCAGAGTTGTTCTGAGGAAtaaagatatttcatgtaaagCAGCTAAGACTGAAATTGATGTATAGTAGGTAATTAACAAGtattagatttttctccattctgtggtTTTTGACTTGCTTCTTGAATCAtcttttttccttgtatttattCTCCCTTTTCATTATTTCCCTCTTTGACTATGGCAATGCccttcctttgcttttctcatttagaCAATATTTGCTGCAACTGCAATACAAATGGttaaagcaaaagagagaaaagaaatggacTAACATCTGGCCCCAGAATCCACTTTTCCTCTGAATTTGTTTATCTGATACTCCTTCTAACTTACCTGTCCAGTTCCTATAGACTAAAGCTTGTGAAGCTCAAAGTGAATCATTTAGGTTGACTTGATTGTGTTTGGGGGAAGGGTTAGAAGAGTAcattattggctgggtgtggtggctcatgcctgtaatcccagcactttgggaggccagggcaggaggatcatgaggtcaagaaattgagaccatcctggccaaaatggtgaaaccccatctctactaaaaatacaaaaattagctgggcatggtggtggacacctgtagtcccagctactagggagggtgaggtagaagaaagaagaatcacttgaacctgggaggcggaggttgcagtgagccgagatcacgccact from Macaca thibetana thibetana isolate TM-01 chromosome 15, ASM2454274v1, whole genome shotgun sequence includes these protein-coding regions:
- the LOC126937755 gene encoding olfactory receptor 13F1, whose translation is MFLANWTSVKVFFFLGFSQYPKVKVIIFVVCLLMYLITLLGNVILISITIPDSHLHTPMYLFLSNLSFLDIWYTSSALTPMLANFVSGRNTISFSGCATQMYLSLAMGSTECVLLSMMAYDQYVAICNPLRYPVIMNRRTCVQIAAGSWMTGCLTALVETMSVLPLSLCGNSIINHFTCEILAVLKLVCVDTSLVQLIMLVISVLLLPLPMLLICISYAFILTSILRISSVEGRSKAFSTCTAHLMVVVLFYGTALSMYLKPSAVDSQEIDKFMALVYAGLIPMLNPIIYSLRNKEVKVALKKLLIRNPFNTACISILK